Proteins from a single region of Bombus huntii isolate Logan2020A chromosome 2, iyBomHunt1.1, whole genome shotgun sequence:
- the LOC126876015 gene encoding dystrobrevin beta-like isoform X7 — MAEDGAGGSGNSSTGEASRLQLLQEMRQQNFDSIRFASYRTACKLRFIQKKVHLHNVDIWNVIEAFRENGLNTLEPSSTLGVSRLETLLSSLFHALNKRVPVSQQAKVDATTALLMNWLLAAYTTGENNKISVFSVKVALATLCAGKLMDKFRYIYSQISDSNGHMIHWRFSDYLKEVLALTAAVYESPSFGYSEGLANSIFPQNSKVTVNDFLDTLMSDPGPHCLIWLPLYHRMAAVETVAHPVMCDACHKENFTGFRYRCQKCHSYQLCQDCFWRGKVSGTHNNDHETREYSSFKSPSKQIGHSLRKSFRCVPEKGKNSLPRFPEQPEKTLDLSHIVPPSPLPSHNGFPDPGFMAPFDSGSMDSRSTLRSMDSSRLDDEHKLIARYAQRLAQEARTMPRAASRMSQADQAGRAPSDANLASLDASRAQRELISQLEAKNKEIMREIARLRRQQEIEAAGLENPALMSELRALRQRKDELETHLATLQDSRRQLMVQLEGLMKMLKNHQASPRSTPNSSPRSTKSPPLPPGAVPSSRSAPPTPGGPLSTTPQQQQQQQQSQSQQQMSQSYQSPVPTTSVASVTNNTMLGTIQNPIPDNLSCVGGDVRFRGWRGW, encoded by the exons ATGGCGGAGGATGGCGCCGGAGGGTCGGGAAATAGCAGCACCGGGGAGGCAAGCCGGTTGCAGCTGTTGCAAGAAATGCGGCAGCAAAATTTTGATAGCATTCGATTTGCGTCGTACCGCACTGCATGCAAATTGCGATTTATTCAGAAGAAAGTTCACT TACATAACGTGGATATATGGAATGTAATCGAAGCATTTCGGGAAAACGGTTTAAACACTTTGGAACCATCCAGCACATTGGGAGTTTCGAGGCTGGAAACTTTATTGTCTTCCTTATTCCATGCCCTTAATAAACGAGTGCCTGTTTCGCAACAAGCCAAAGTCGATGCTACAACCGCTCTGTTGATGAACTGGTTACTTGCTGCCTATACTACAgg GGAAAACAATAAGATATCCGTTTTCTCCGTGAAAGTAGCGTTAGCTACGTTATGTGCTGGGAAACTAATGGACAAATTTCGAT ATATATACTCACAAATATCGGATAGCAATGGTCACATGATACACTGGAGATTCTCTGACTATTTGAAGGAAGTTCTAGCGTTAACGGCTGCTGTTTACGAATCGCCTTCTTTTGGATACTCCGAGGGTCTTGCCAATTCAATATTTCCCCAA AATTCGAAAGTCACGGTTAACGATTTTTTGGATACGCTTATGTCTGATCCAGGACCACACTGTTTAATCTGGCTTCCATTGTACCATAGAATGGCTGCTGTTGAAACAG tGGCCCATCCTGTCATGTGTGACGCGTGTCACAAAGAGAACTTCACCGGCTTCCGATACAGATGTCAGAAATGTCACTCGTACCAGCTCTGTCAAGATTGTTTTTGGCGCGGTAAAGTTTCTGGGACACATAATAACGATCATGAAACAAGGGAGTACAGTAGTTTT AAATCACCGAGCAAACAGATTGGTCATTCCTTACGAAAGAGCTTCAGATGCGTACCTGAAAAGGGGAAGAACAGTTTACCGAGATTTCCGGAACAACCTGAGAAGACGTTAGATTTATCACACATAGT CCCGCCATCACCTTTACCATCTCACAACGGTTTTCCAGATCCAGGTTTCATGGCTCCTTTCGATTCCGGATCGATGGACAGCCGTTCTACTTTAAGGAG TATGGATAGTTCAAGACTGGATGATGaacataaattaatagcacGATACGCACAAAGGTTGGCTCAGGAAGCTAGGACTATG CCTCGTGCCGCATCCAGAATGTCGCAAGCTGACCAAGCA GGTAGGGCACCATCTGATGCTAATTTGGCGTCATTAGATGCCTCGAGAGCACAACGCGAACTTATATCGCAGTTAGAGGCAAAGAACAAGGAAATAATGCGCGAGATTGCAAGGTTAAG GAGACAACAAGAAATAGAAGCGGCTGGTTTGGAAAATCCTGCATTAATGTCTGAACTGAGAGCCTTGAGGCAAAGAAAAGATGAGTTAGAAACTCATTTAGCAACATTGCAAGATTCTAGAAGACAATTAATGGTGCAACTGGAAGGTTTAATGAAAATGTTAAAG aatcaCCAGGCATCTCCAAGGTCAACACCAAATAGTTCACCACGAAGTACAAAGTCACCACCTTTACCTCCTGGTGCAGTGCCAAGTAGTAGATCAGCTCCACCAACTCCAGGTGGTCCACTTTCTACAACTccacaacaacaacaacaacaacagcagtCGCAAAGTCAACAACAAATGTCTCAAAGCTACCAGAGTCCCGTTCCAACGACATCAGTGGCGAGTGTAACTAATAATACCATGCTGGGAACAATACAAAATCCTATTCCAGATAACTTATCATGTGTTGGAGGCGACGTAAG